The sequence GACAAAGGCAACAGCGCGGTGATTGATGCAAACAACCAGGCACAGCTTAAACGCTTCTTTGTGGGTCCAAACGGTTGTGAAGTGACTGGCTTTACCATCAGCCCAGATTTCAAATCACTGTTTGTGAACATTCAACACCCTGCAAACTGGCCATCATCAGACGATGCAACTGTACAAACTCAAGGCAATGTTCGCCCAAGAGCATCAACGGTTGTGATTCGTCGTGAAGACGGTGGGGAAATCGCGGTTTAATCGGTAGAACTGGCTAAGTTCAGAAGCATTTCTAACATCTAGCTAGGTAAAATCAAAAAGAGCGATAAGGTTAAATGCCCTATCGCTCTTTTTCTATTCTATCAATCTTCGGTTGAAACAAGAGTCCTAGCCCTTGAGCTCATCGTCATCCTCGAGAAGGAGGAACGACTGAGTCGGGGATCTCTCTACCCGTTCTCGTTAATCTCAATACCGTTAATCACAGTTAACTCACGAACAACCACACACCTACGCCCATCATCAAGGTGCCCGCAATGCGGTTCATTAACTTAACGTTATCGGCTTTGCCCAGCATATGTTTTAAGCTCTTTCCACCTGTCGCGTACAGAGTCATGCAAACAAATTCAGAAGCTAAGATAATAGAAACCAGAATCATCAACTGAGGTGCTAAATCTTTACTGCTGTTGATAAAAGGAGGCAGCAGAGAAATCATAAACGCCCAGCCTTTCGGGTTTGCAATCGCAGTAACAAAGCCTTGAACCACCAAGTCCCAATCATTGCTGACTTTGGTTGTTTGATTATCAGTACTGATCGCCAGTTTTCCTCTTGAACGCCACATCTGAACACCCAAGTAGAACAAGTACCCTGCACCCACAAACTTGAAGCCTGTAAATAGCCATGGGTAATTCAGCATAATAGACGCGATACCTAATACTGCGGCCACTGAAACTACCGCGACGCCAGCCAGCTCACCGACCATCATCCATAATGTACGCTTGTAACCGATGCTCATGCCCAGTGTTAACGCCAAGGTCATACACATGCCGGGCGTGATTGACACGAAGAAAAACGTGGGAATAAAAGCCCAAAGTAGCGCGCTATCCATATTATTACCTTATCGACTTATTTTTATTTAAGTGTTCAGCTTGTTGAGTTGTCTTTGTAAGGAGCGACCTTGTATTTAGCGACACAACGAAAAAGAGCCACAATACAGTGGCTCTTTTTCAGTACCAACCGTAATTTTACTTACGACGGTTTTTAATTCGCTTCATCATAGTCAAACGACGTTCAGCACTTGCTTGATCTTGTGGCTCTTCGTTCGCGTTGTTCTTACGGCCCTGACGGTTTTTGTAAGCCGATTTAGTGTTCAGCTTCTCAATGTAAGCATCACGTTTCTTCGGTTCATAACCCGGTTGTTCAACACGGCGAATACGCTGTTGAATCAATTTTTCAACTTGAACAACAGTCAGCTCTTCTTCGCGATTAACGAAAGAGATTGCGTGACCTTGTTTACCAGCACGACCTGTACGGCCAATACGGTGAACGTAATCTTCCGCTAGGAAAGGCATGTCGTAGTTAATTACGTGTGGTAAGTCTTCGATATCAAGACCACGAGCCGCAACGTCTGTTGCTACCATTACACGCGCTCTGCCTTCTTTAAAATCGTCTAAAGCACGACGACGAGCGCTTTGCGCTTTATCACCGTGACAAAGTACCGCTTTAATACCGTCTAGCTTAAGCTCTTTAACCACATCGTTCGCTGTTTCTTTGTAGTTCACGAACACAAGCACTTGGCGCCAGTTTTTACGGCCAATAAGCTCAGAAAGCAGTTCAGTTTTACGTTCTTGATCCACTGGGTAAACCACGTGACCAACAGTTGCAGCCGTTGAGTTTTCACGCTCAACACTGATACGTTTTGGTTTACGTAGAATATCAACAGACAATTGGTTTAACTGAGTTGAAGTCGTTGCAGAGAACATCATGATTTGTGGAGAGGTCTCAACATCCAACATGATCTTGCGAACGGCATTGATAAAGCCCATATCAAGGATACGGTCAGCTTCATCAAATACTAAGAATTCTAGGTTAGCAATAGACACGTTACCCGCTTCTAAGTGCTCTTCTAAACGGCCAGGCGTTGCAACCAGAATATCGACACCCAGTTCTAGTTGACGAACTTGTGAAGACATCTTGTTACCACCGTAAACCGCAGAAACGCTTAGATCCGTGTATTTAACGTAGTCTTTAATGTTTTGAGCGATCTGCGCAGCAAGCTCACGAGTTGGAGCAAGAATAAGGCCGCGAGCCGTTCCTCTAGACGCCTTTTTACCGCTGTTCAAAAGGTGTTGGATAACAGGCAATGAAAATGCCGCTGTTTTACCCGTACCGGTTTGAGCAGTAGCAAAAATATCATGGCCTTTACGAGCCATTGGAATCGCTTTTTGTTGAATTGGAGTGAGTTTTTCATAACCACACTCAGTCAACGCTTTGACTAATTCAGGAGCAAAACCTTGAGAGGAAAATGACATTGTTACGGGTTCCTTAAGCAGACAGCCTACATTCTTATTTCAGCCGAGCACTATAAAGTAATTAGAGTGATTTATCTCACATTTATCGTGATATAACGCAAACTTTCTCATTTAATCTGGTGTTTACCCCGCCTTAAACGAAGTAAACACCGAGTTCATTGGTTCAAACAGCAAAAATGAGGCTATTTGATGCCACACAGCTTGAGTAGAATCTGCTCGAGATCGCCCCACGGCATGAGTTGTGAGTCGATCACTTCCAATCGAGATTCAAAACCATCAAGCGTAATTTCGTTCACAGATACAACTTGATTCGCCACATTAAATGCGTAGCAACCTTGGTCGGTGTTCACTACGGCTTTTACACGCTCAGCCGTTAGATCCGACAACATTGAGAATAGCGCATCGAAGTCGAACTTATGCTCTGCTCCAAACAACCAACCACAACTAAAGTAGCCCTGCCCTTTATTCTCTTTACGGATGAAAGCTTCACCGGGAGGAAGTTGGAATTGAGGTTCTTGGTCAGCGTGATCGTGATGGTGCGCTTCAAGATGAGATGAAGCACTGCCATACACTCTTTCAATGTCCAACACTTCCAATGGCACTTCACCATCATGAATTAGCTTATGGAAGACTTTGGCCGGCGTTTGATCCGTCACCCAATCATTAAACACATCGATGTCTTCAGAATGAACAAGGTCAACCTTAGTACCAAGAATCACATCGGCACTGTCTAGTTGATCATTGAAATTCTGATTCGACGTGTACTTTTCATTGGATAGATTTCGTGGGTCAACTAAACCTAGTGTCGCTTTAAGGTCAACGTATGGCGTGTATTGCTCTGAAGTCAGCGTCGCAATCACTTGTTTAGGGTGACCAAGGCCTGTTGGCTCAATCAGCAAGCGGTCTGGCTTTTGGCGAAGTAAAGCATTAATACCTACAGACATAGGTACGCCCGCTGTGCAGCACATGCAGCCGCCCGGTACTTCTTTAATCAAAGCGCCTTGGTCTGTCATCAATGCGCCATCGATGCCGATCTCCCCGAACTCATTAACCAGAACAGCCCAGTTTTCATTCTCAGGTTTGTTTTTTAGCAGATTCAAAATAGCTGTCGTCTTACCAACACCTAAGAAACCCGTAATTATGTTTGTAGGAACTTTTTTGGTCATATCAGTTCTCCTTTTTTAGGGAGTATATACTCAATTACCAAAAAGTTGACCCCAGTCGCTTGTTTATACTCAGATTGGCGAGCAGAAGAGTGGGTTAACTAAATCGAGGGTTAGGCTGATTTAAAGAAATTTAGCGCTTTGCGCTGTGTGAAGAGTTGAGCAGGTAAATAGATAATAGAAGTGAAAAGCAGAATTTTGGATGCTCCAGACGGACTAAAGGCGTACTTGTCAGTACGCCTCACCCTCGTTACTCAATCGTGAGTTCGCGAATCAGGAAGCCTTAAATATCGACCTGAACATTTAACGAGGAACTAAAAACTTTGTTTCTGAATCCATCCAAATTGTGTGTAAAACCTCACTTCTCCTTGCGGTTCGTTATGTTGCTTTACGATTTAACTATGGTTCATTTTTGGCGTAATACAAGTTGCTACCTGAGAATCGATCAAAACTGTGACGGCGATTCCACTATATTGTCCATACATTCCATTTATGTAATACACTTCTTTCATAAATGAAATTCAACTTTGCATCTTTGCTGCTATAGGATATGCAAAGGAGGCGTATAATTTACTAAGACCCTCCCCGCATCAACTCAGGAACCAAACTTAAATGACCAATAGAGAGAGAATTAAGCAATCCCTTTTAGCAAAAATGCCAAGGGATGCTATCAACCAATTTCTCTCTAGAGACAAAACACCCGCTTCCGTTCTTGTCCTTTCTTGCATTGTCGGAATCCTCGCTGGCGTGGTGGGCACCTATTTCGAAGTTGCGGTTCATTTCATCACAGAAACTCGTACCGATTGGTTGAAAGATGAAATCGGTAGCTATTTACCTCTTTGGCTTGCAGCTTTCCTTATCAGTGCTGCATTCGCCTTTATTGGCTATTTCCTCGTTCACCGCTTTGCTCCTGAAGCTGCCGGTTCTGGCATCCCTGAAATAGAAGGCGCGATGGACGGTATGCGACCTGTTCGTTGGTGGAGAGTATTACCAGTAAAATTCTTTGGTGGTATGGGCGCGTTAGGTTCAGGCATGGTGTTAGGTCGTGAAGGGCCAACTGTGCAAATGGGCGGAAGCATCGGACGTATGGTCACTGACATATTCCGAGTGAAAGATGACGATACTCGACACTCATTACTTGCTTCAGGTGCGGCTGGTGGCTTGGCTGCGGCGTTCAATGCACCATTAGCTGGGATTATGTTCGTTGTTGAAGAGATGCGACCACAATTTCGCTACTCACTCATTTCAATCAAAGCCGTCATCATCTCTGCAATCTCAGCCAACATTGTATTTCGTTCGATCAATGGCCAATCTGCCGTTATCACAATGCCTCAATACCAACCGCCTGAACTGAGTGCACTGTGGTTGTTCCTATTACTTGGCGTGTTGTTCGGCGTATTTGGCGTGATCTTCAATAAGCTAATAACACTTTCGCAAGATATGTTTGTGGCAATACATAAGAACGACCGCAAACGCTACTTGATAACCGGAACCCTGCTTGGTGGCTGTTTTGGCTTGTTGCTGCTTTATATCCCTGAATTGACTGGCGGTGGTATTGGTATCATCCCGAATATCACTAATGGCAGCTACAGCACCAACATATTGCTACTGATCTTTCTAGGGCGTGTTATCACCACTTTGCTTTGTTTTGGCTCTGGTGCTCCGGGCGGTATCTTTGCGCCGATGCTTGCACTCGGCACACTCTTTGGTTACGCATTTGGGCTTATCGCCGCGGCATTCTTTCCTGAACTGAATATCGAGCCGGGCATGTTTGCGATTGCAGGTATGGGCGCTTTATTTGCTGCAACCGTGCGTGCACCAATTACGGGTATATTACTGGTTATCGAGATGACCAATAACTACTACCTTATCCTACCGTTGATCATCACCTGTCTAGGCGCGGTAATCATTGCGCAGATGTTAGGGGGTCAGCCAATTTACAGCCAACTGCTTAATCGTACGCTGAAAAATGAAAAACTAAGACAACAAGACCTACCTCAGCAAGAGGAAGTACGTTAATTACAAATGACTCATTAAACAAAGCACACATTCAACGTGCTTAATCTCCCGATTCCGTATCAAAATCAAAAAAGCAAACGTTAAACTTGGTATCATCCACTCAAAATTAGTTGAGTGTCCTCAAAATCTATTGATGAAATACTTACAGGCTCTAACTAAAGCAAATAATCCAATATTCTGTAATTAACTAAGTCGGAGCAAGTCGTTGAACTGGAGAAGATTAACCCAAGTAAAAAATGTGCCGCCATCTCAGGCGTCTTTAGCACTTGGCGTTATTGGGCTAGGACAAGCTTGGGCGCTATATATCCCGGGCATTGGTGAGATCATTCGTCCCTACCTCGCTTCATTCGGTGCGCTATTATTGCTGCCTGTTTTACTCCGTTATCTAACGAGCTTTAATACCTTCCTTAATGACATACGCCACCCATTAGTGGGTAGCTTAATGGCACCAATGAGCATGGCTTTACTGATTCTGTGCGACTACTTAGCCGAGATATCGCCAGTCATCGCCTACCCAGTTTGGTTCTGTGCGCTATTGCTGCACTTTACCATGATGGTATTGTTCTTTAGTTTTCAGATCATCAACTTCAAAATGTCAAACATTGTACCGAGTTGGTTTCTGTATCCGGTAGGTTTGATCAGCAGTTCTTTAGCGGGCACACAGTTTGGCCATACGGTATTTTCAGAAACACTTGCGGCCACTTGTATCGGTATCTATTTCCTTATGCTGCCAGTGGTATTGTACCGCTTGGTGTTCGAAGGAAACCTGCCACGCAGAGCAAGACCAACACTGGCAATCATGGCCGCACCAGTAAACTTGTCTTTAGCCGCTTACTTGGTCAACTTTGATAATCCAGATCCTATTCTGACTGGCGCTTTGGCTGGCATTGCCATCACCATGACACTGCTAATCTACTTGTGTTACATCCGCCTAATGCGTCTGAAGTTCCAACCTTCAATTGCTGCTGTCACCTTCCCATCAGTGATCAGCGCTATTGCCATGCATCGATTAACCACGTTTTTCGGCGCGGAATACCCACAATGGTATTGGCTACACAAGTTTGGTTTCTTTGAGCTAACCATCGCGACCATTCTAGTGATTTGGGTTGCAGGTGGTTACGTGAAAATGTACTGGCCTGAGTTTTTTGATTCTGCCTACATCTCTAAAAAGACGAAGCGCTCTTAATCAACTCAAGCCCTCTTTTCTAGAGACCTCTCGATTCAGCGCACCTCCAACCAAAAAAGGCCTCACAGTGTGAGGCCTTATGATTGGGCAAGTTTTTTAATAGATCAGGCGAGTGTTAACACAACTACCTTGAGATCTTAGAAGTTAGCGTGAGGACCGAATACTTCGTAATGTACGCGTGAACGATCAACGTTAAGTGCGTCTAGTTGTTCCACGATGTTCTTCATGAAGCCAACCGGGCCACAGATGTAGAAGTCACTCTCTTCAAAGCCTTTAGTGTCTGAGATAGACGCTAGATCCATTTGACCTTGATGCGTGTTTTCACATGCAGATTCGTCTTTGTTCATGTACCACGTTTTCGCTTCCCAACCTTTGTTGGCAACAATGTCTTTAACACGAGTCGTGAAAGAGTGCTGGCCTACGTTCTCACAAGCGTGAAGGTAAAGTACTGGCTCGTTTTTATCTTCCGTATTTAGGAACTCAAGCATAGACTGCATCGGCGTTACACCAACACCTGCAGAGATAAGTGTTACTGGCTTGCTGCGCTCTTGATACATGAAGTCACCCGCTGGTGCGTATAGGCTAACTTCATCACCAACAGCAACCGTATCGTGTAGGTGGTTAGATACAACGCCTTGTGTCTCTTGACCTTGTCCTTCACGTTTGACAGAAATACGGTATTGCTTGCCGTTTGGCTTATCAGACAGTGAGTATTGACGAATCTCGCTGTATTGAGAGCCTTCAGGTTTCACTTCAATACCGATGTATTGACCTGGTGTGTAATCCAGAACTTCACCGCCGTCTTTTGGCTGTAAGATGAAGCTTGTTACTAGCGCTGACTCTTCGACTTTGTCTGCAATAACGAACGTACGTGCTGCTTCCCAGCCGCCTACCGCTTGCTTACGCTGCAGGTAAAGCTCTGCTTCACGGTCGATGAATACTTGAGCTAAGAAAAGGTAAGCCGCTGTCCACGCCTCTTCTACTTCTGGAGTGAATGCTTCAGTTGCCAATTCGCGCAGTGTTTCGATCAGGTGTAAACCAACAATTTGGTAGTGCTCTGGTTGAATGTTAAAGCTTGTGTGTTTCTGAGCAATACGTTCAACGGCAGTTGTTAACGCTGCTAGGTTTTCAATGTTCTTTGCATAAGCCGCGATAGCTTCAAACAGTGCTACGCCTTGGCGACCTGTTCTTTGGTGAGTCATATTGAAGATATCTTTCAACTCAGGGTTATGCGTGAACATACGTTGATAAAAGTGCTGAGTTAAAGCCGGGCCTGCGCTCTCAAGTAGCGGGATAGTAGATTTGATGATTTCGATATGTGCGTTGTTAAGCATGAATTTACTCCGAACACTGAGTCTTATGACCTATATGTCATTTTGACTACTTGAAAAATTAAGAATGACTTATCGATTTTCTGAAACCTTAGTTATTTTTAGAAACTGAGTTATTTTGACTCGTTTTCGTTTCAAAAAATCGCAAAACCTGATTAATACCACTTGATTGATTGAGATCAAGAATACTCTTTTTAATCAGCGTTATAATCGGGCTTCGATGACTCTTTTGCACAATCGATGCCAAGTTTATCAATCCCCGTAATTACTGGTTTTATTCTCAATACCCATCTTATAAAAATGTCAAAAAGACCTTTTTTTTAGGTCAATAAGACTCTATTATGTATATAAACACACAGAGTTAGAGTTTTTTATGCAAGATATCTCCGCATCTACCCTCATGGAAATGACCATTGGCCTTGCAAGTGGTGTGAACGATCAAGATCGTTTTAATCGCCTCATCGATGCCATTCGTAAAACCATTACGTGTGATTGTGTCGCGCTTTTAAGCCTTCAAGGTGACACACTAGTACCTATCGCAATGCAAGGGCTCAGTAGAGACACGTTCGGTCGTCGCTTTATCATTTCAGAACACCCTCGTTTTGATGAGATTTGCGCATCACGCTCTCCTGTTCGTTTTGATGCTGATAGCTCGCTACCTGATCCTTTCGATGGCTTACTGATCGATCATGACGGCGATCTACCAATGCACGCCTGCATGGGTTTGCCTCTGCTGTTTGGTGACAAATTGTTAGGGGTGCTAACCCTGGACAGCCTAAAACCAGATGTATTTGCGAATATTCCTGCCCGCAACCTTGAGGTGCTGGCAGCTATTGCAGCGTCAACTATGCAGATGGCACTGACCTTCTCGCAACTTGAGCATCAAGCAAAACAGTCAAAGCAATTACTGGAAGAGTTGAACGTAGAAGCCTGGGAACGTGACGGCGGCGAGTTAATTGGTAACAGTGACACCATGGTCGCGCTTAAGAACGACATTGCCGTTGTAGCGCCGTCTGAATTTAATATCTTGATTCATGGTGACACTGGTGTTGGTAAAGAGCTTGTTGCTCGTACCCTGCACCATCAATCGCAACGTAAACGTAACCCGTTGGTCTACGTCAACTGTGCTGCTATTCCTGAGAACTTGGTAGAGAGTGAACTATTTGGTCACGTTCGTGGCGCGTTT is a genomic window of Vibrio crassostreae containing:
- a CDS encoding LysE family translocator; this translates as MDSALLWAFIPTFFFVSITPGMCMTLALTLGMSIGYKRTLWMMVGELAGVAVVSVAAVLGIASIMLNYPWLFTGFKFVGAGYLFYLGVQMWRSRGKLAISTDNQTTKVSNDWDLVVQGFVTAIANPKGWAFMISLLPPFINSSKDLAPQLMILVSIILASEFVCMTLYATGGKSLKHMLGKADNVKLMNRIAGTLMMGVGVWLFVS
- a CDS encoding DEAD/DEAH box helicase, with protein sequence MSFSSQGFAPELVKALTECGYEKLTPIQQKAIPMARKGHDIFATAQTGTGKTAAFSLPVIQHLLNSGKKASRGTARGLILAPTRELAAQIAQNIKDYVKYTDLSVSAVYGGNKMSSQVRQLELGVDILVATPGRLEEHLEAGNVSIANLEFLVFDEADRILDMGFINAVRKIMLDVETSPQIMMFSATTSTQLNQLSVDILRKPKRISVERENSTAATVGHVVYPVDQERKTELLSELIGRKNWRQVLVFVNYKETANDVVKELKLDGIKAVLCHGDKAQSARRRALDDFKEGRARVMVATDVAARGLDIEDLPHVINYDMPFLAEDYVHRIGRTGRAGKQGHAISFVNREEELTVVQVEKLIQQRIRRVEQPGYEPKKRDAYIEKLNTKSAYKNRQGRKNNANEEPQDQASAERRLTMMKRIKNRRK
- a CDS encoding CobW family GTP-binding protein is translated as MTKKVPTNIITGFLGVGKTTAILNLLKNKPENENWAVLVNEFGEIGIDGALMTDQGALIKEVPGGCMCCTAGVPMSVGINALLRQKPDRLLIEPTGLGHPKQVIATLTSEQYTPYVDLKATLGLVDPRNLSNEKYTSNQNFNDQLDSADVILGTKVDLVHSEDIDVFNDWVTDQTPAKVFHKLIHDGEVPLEVLDIERVYGSASSHLEAHHHDHADQEPQFQLPPGEAFIRKENKGQGYFSCGWLFGAEHKFDFDALFSMLSDLTAERVKAVVNTDQGCYAFNVANQVVSVNEITLDGFESRLEVIDSQLMPWGDLEQILLKLCGIK
- the clcA gene encoding H(+)/Cl(-) exchange transporter ClcA, producing the protein MTNRERIKQSLLAKMPRDAINQFLSRDKTPASVLVLSCIVGILAGVVGTYFEVAVHFITETRTDWLKDEIGSYLPLWLAAFLISAAFAFIGYFLVHRFAPEAAGSGIPEIEGAMDGMRPVRWWRVLPVKFFGGMGALGSGMVLGREGPTVQMGGSIGRMVTDIFRVKDDDTRHSLLASGAAGGLAAAFNAPLAGIMFVVEEMRPQFRYSLISIKAVIISAISANIVFRSINGQSAVITMPQYQPPELSALWLFLLLGVLFGVFGVIFNKLITLSQDMFVAIHKNDRKRYLITGTLLGGCFGLLLLYIPELTGGGIGIIPNITNGSYSTNILLLIFLGRVITTLLCFGSGAPGGIFAPMLALGTLFGYAFGLIAAAFFPELNIEPGMFAIAGMGALFAATVRAPITGILLVIEMTNNYYLILPLIITCLGAVIIAQMLGGQPIYSQLLNRTLKNEKLRQQDLPQQEEVR
- a CDS encoding TDT family transporter, with protein sequence MNWRRLTQVKNVPPSQASLALGVIGLGQAWALYIPGIGEIIRPYLASFGALLLLPVLLRYLTSFNTFLNDIRHPLVGSLMAPMSMALLILCDYLAEISPVIAYPVWFCALLLHFTMMVLFFSFQIINFKMSNIVPSWFLYPVGLISSSLAGTQFGHTVFSETLAATCIGIYFLMLPVVLYRLVFEGNLPRRARPTLAIMAAPVNLSLAAYLVNFDNPDPILTGALAGIAITMTLLIYLCYIRLMRLKFQPSIAAVTFPSVISAIAMHRLTTFFGAEYPQWYWLHKFGFFELTIATILVIWVAGGYVKMYWPEFFDSAYISKKTKRS
- the hmpA gene encoding NO-inducible flavohemoprotein; translation: MLNNAHIEIIKSTIPLLESAGPALTQHFYQRMFTHNPELKDIFNMTHQRTGRQGVALFEAIAAYAKNIENLAALTTAVERIAQKHTSFNIQPEHYQIVGLHLIETLRELATEAFTPEVEEAWTAAYLFLAQVFIDREAELYLQRKQAVGGWEAARTFVIADKVEESALVTSFILQPKDGGEVLDYTPGQYIGIEVKPEGSQYSEIRQYSLSDKPNGKQYRISVKREGQGQETQGVVSNHLHDTVAVGDEVSLYAPAGDFMYQERSKPVTLISAGVGVTPMQSMLEFLNTEDKNEPVLYLHACENVGQHSFTTRVKDIVANKGWEAKTWYMNKDESACENTHQGQMDLASISDTKGFEESDFYICGPVGFMKNIVEQLDALNVDRSRVHYEVFGPHANF
- the norR gene encoding nitric oxide reductase transcriptional regulator NorR, which gives rise to MQDISASTLMEMTIGLASGVNDQDRFNRLIDAIRKTITCDCVALLSLQGDTLVPIAMQGLSRDTFGRRFIISEHPRFDEICASRSPVRFDADSSLPDPFDGLLIDHDGDLPMHACMGLPLLFGDKLLGVLTLDSLKPDVFANIPARNLEVLAAIAASTMQMALTFSQLEHQAKQSKQLLEELNVEAWERDGGELIGNSDTMVALKNDIAVVAPSEFNILIHGDTGVGKELVARTLHHQSQRKRNPLVYVNCAAIPENLVESELFGHVRGAFTGADKNRLGKFALADGGTLFLDEIGELPLAAQSKLLRALQNNEIQPVGQDNIQTIDVRVLAATNRDLKQEVEDGRFRADLYHRLSVYPIAVPALKDRGDDISLLAGFFLEQARRKLGINQVKFRSDVLSFLNRYGWPGNVRELEHVISRSALKALARSTNKNLVTITKEDCGPLDQDQPIATTQVKNTPLSTPTIDLSAGLRGATDDFQRSIITEVLEDANFNWAQAGRILKTDRANLTRLSKRLGLNVAKSHTIERTK